One Solanum lycopersicum chromosome 4, SLM_r2.1 DNA window includes the following coding sequences:
- the LOC138347977 gene encoding uncharacterized protein, protein MLNQISINVSLVEALEKMPGYVKFRKDLVTKKRSVTFEDEDRLQHCSVIATRSLVQKKDNPDAFTILCTVGSLHFSKALCDLGASINLMPLSIYKKLGLGDPKPIMMRLVMADRTVKRPIGILHNVLVKVESFIFPANFVILDCRALVYIEKGQMTFRLNNEEATFNNCRTIRQSGELQSVFAISHKEKMKKENEQKIAKQELMVGDLVLLVISGVLCLPGISSPNRVALT, encoded by the exons atgttgaaccagatttctatcaatgtctctttggtagaagctctagaaaaaATGCCCGGTTATGTCAAATTTaggaaagatctggtcaccaagaaaagatcagtcactttcgaggatgaggATAGACTACAGcattgtagtgttattgctacaagatccctcgttcAAAAGAAAGACAATCCTGATGCGTTCACTATTctttgtacagttgggtcattacatttttcgaaagcattatgtgatcttggggcaagcataaatctcatgcccctctcgatttacaagaagttgggtttgggggatccaaaacccattATGATGCGGCTagtgatggctgatcggacagtgaaacggcctatagggatacttcatAATGTgttagtaaaagtggagtcattcatctttccagctaattttgttattcttgatt gtagagccttagtttatatagagaagggacagatgacatttcggttgaataatgaagaagcgaccttcaacaatTGTAGGACCAtaaggcagagtggtgagctccaatcagtatttgccatatcccacaaagaaaagatgaagaaggagaatgaacaaaaaattgcaaaacaagagttaatggttggggatttggtgcttttagtcATTTCTGGGGTGCTTTGTCTTCCGGGCATCTCAAGTCCAAATAGagtggcccttacttga